The following coding sequences are from one Paenibacillus tundrae window:
- a CDS encoding NADH:flavin oxidoreductase/NADH oxidase codes for MSETLFSPYQFKGLQLNNRIVMAPMCQYSVDAKDGIPNEWHQVHYVSRAVGGTGLIVIEMTDVDPDGRITDNDLGIWSDDHIPAFRKLIDSIHAHGSKVAIQIAHAGRKAQDAEQPVAPSVVTFPGENFKTPRALTTEEVEEMVQKYADGVRRAVQAGVDAIELHGAHGYLMHQFHSKLMNHREDKYGQNLSQFGVEVIRAVKKEMPSDMPLILRISAVEYADGGYDIDHTLEMSRAYQEAGVDMFHISSGGEGPTGQRKPGNYPGYQVPFARRFREELNVPVIAVGLLDEYALAEAVIGNGDADLVAIGRGMLRDPYWANHAALALGITKDKAGIAEQYSRGY; via the coding sequence ATGTCAGAGACTTTATTTTCTCCCTATCAGTTCAAGGGATTACAGTTAAATAATCGTATTGTTATGGCGCCAATGTGCCAGTATTCCGTAGATGCTAAGGATGGTATCCCTAATGAATGGCACCAGGTGCACTATGTGAGTCGCGCTGTTGGAGGCACGGGTCTGATCGTCATTGAGATGACAGATGTTGACCCAGATGGACGCATTACCGATAATGACCTCGGTATATGGTCAGACGATCACATTCCAGCTTTTCGCAAGCTGATTGATAGCATACATGCCCACGGTTCCAAAGTAGCGATCCAGATCGCTCACGCAGGACGAAAAGCACAGGATGCGGAGCAGCCTGTTGCACCTTCTGTTGTAACGTTCCCTGGGGAGAACTTCAAGACGCCAAGAGCGTTAACGACAGAAGAAGTTGAAGAGATGGTACAGAAATACGCAGACGGTGTTCGCCGTGCGGTTCAAGCAGGTGTTGATGCGATTGAACTTCATGGGGCACACGGATATCTGATGCATCAATTCCATTCCAAGCTGATGAACCATCGGGAAGATAAATATGGCCAGAACTTATCCCAGTTTGGCGTTGAAGTGATTCGTGCAGTGAAAAAGGAAATGCCATCGGATATGCCGCTTATTCTGCGGATTTCGGCAGTAGAATATGCTGATGGTGGATATGATATAGACCATACCCTTGAGATGTCTCGCGCCTATCAGGAGGCGGGTGTAGATATGTTCCACATCAGCTCAGGTGGTGAAGGGCCTACAGGGCAGAGAAAACCAGGTAATTATCCTGGCTATCAGGTTCCTTTTGCACGCCGTTTCCGTGAGGAATTGAACGTTCCTGTCATTGCGGTAGGGTTGCTTGATGAGTATGCATTAGCCGAAGCAGTTATCGGTAACGGAGATGCAGACTTGGTCGCTATAGGCAGAGGTATGCTACGTGACCCGTATTGGGCAAACCATGCAGCATTGGCACTTGGCATTACGAAGGACAAGGCTGGAATTGCGGAGCAATACTCTCGCGGGTACTGA
- the pepT gene encoding peptidase T has translation MKDILIQRLTTYVQMDTQSDENNETCPSTPGQLALGELLVKECQSIGLQDVTMDENGYVMATLPSNTDKDVPVIGFLAHLDTATDFTGKNVKPQVISNYDGQDITLNKELDVVLSTTDFPELREYKGHTLITTDGTTLLGADNKAGIAEIMTAMAYLIEHPELKHGKIRVAFTPDEEIGRGPHKFDVAAFGAKYAYTVDGGPLGELEYESFNAAAAKITVRGTNVHPGTAKGKMVNSAKIAMELNRRLPVEEAPEFTEGYEGFYHLISIEGDVELTKMSYIIRDFDREKFEERKTYLLNVTNELKAKYGEKSIAIEINDQYYNMREKIEPVRQIVDIAHEAMTRLDIEPIIRPIRGGTDGSQLSYMGMPTPNIFTGGENYHGKFEYVSVDNMVKATQVIVEIAQLFEDRGEI, from the coding sequence GTGAAAGACATTCTAATCCAAAGATTAACCACTTATGTGCAGATGGATACACAATCTGATGAAAACAATGAAACATGCCCTTCCACTCCAGGTCAATTGGCGCTAGGCGAATTACTTGTTAAAGAGTGTCAGTCCATTGGGCTGCAGGACGTTACCATGGACGAGAACGGGTATGTGATGGCAACGCTCCCTTCCAATACAGACAAAGACGTTCCTGTGATTGGTTTCCTCGCACATCTGGATACGGCTACCGATTTTACGGGCAAAAATGTTAAACCACAGGTCATCTCCAATTATGACGGACAAGATATTACATTGAATAAAGAGCTGGATGTTGTTCTGTCCACGACTGACTTCCCAGAACTGCGTGAATACAAAGGGCACACCTTAATTACAACCGATGGCACGACACTTCTCGGTGCAGACAACAAGGCGGGCATTGCTGAGATTATGACGGCGATGGCCTACCTGATTGAGCATCCCGAGTTGAAGCATGGGAAAATCCGGGTCGCATTTACCCCTGATGAAGAAATCGGTCGTGGCCCACATAAGTTTGACGTGGCAGCATTCGGAGCAAAATACGCTTATACAGTGGATGGCGGCCCACTCGGAGAGCTGGAATATGAGAGCTTCAATGCCGCAGCAGCTAAGATTACAGTGCGGGGTACCAATGTGCATCCTGGTACAGCGAAAGGCAAAATGGTCAATTCCGCTAAGATTGCGATGGAGCTGAATCGTCGTCTGCCAGTAGAAGAAGCACCCGAGTTCACCGAAGGTTATGAAGGCTTCTACCACCTCATATCCATCGAAGGCGACGTAGAACTGACCAAAATGAGCTATATTATCCGTGACTTTGATCGCGAGAAGTTCGAGGAACGTAAAACTTACCTTCTGAATGTAACGAATGAACTCAAGGCCAAATATGGCGAGAAGAGCATTGCCATTGAGATCAACGATCAGTATTACAACATGCGCGAGAAAATTGAACCTGTGCGCCAGATTGTAGATATTGCACATGAAGCCATGACGCGCCTTGATATCGAGCCAATCATTCGTCCAATCCGGGGCGGAACAGATGGCTCCCAGCTCTCCTACATGGGTATGCCTACCCCTAATATTTTCACAGGCGGCGAGAACTATCATGGTAAATTCGAGTATGTATCGGTTGATAACATGGTAAAAGCCACTCAGGTTATTGTGGAGATCGCTCAATTGTTCGAGGATCGAGGAGAGATTTAA